From the Acaryochloris marina S15 genome, one window contains:
- a CDS encoding transglycosylase domain-containing protein, translated as MSSSATSHRDFSSRSTSTLFLRGIGNATLTTILTLTLLGSAGLAGGLMGVAISYRDLPDVTSLTRFSPNETTYIYDINGKLLTGLHEEENRQVVPLAKISPHLKLSVLAIEDSNFYQHDGINPVGILRAAITNYQAGQTVQGASTLSMQLAKNLYLTPERALSRKLAEAVLALRIEQLLSKDEILELYLNQVYWGHNTYGIETAAQSYFNKSAEDLTLAESAMMAGIIKAPEGYSPFVDLDLAKEQQNIVLGRLEELKWITSAEAEAARTEKIILGEITSYQRSQAPDVTNTVIQELTERFGREALVRGGFRVQTTLDWKMQEIAEKTVRRNHQHYAYAADQMALVAVDPRTHFIKAIVGGVDNKKSEFNRATQAYRQPGSAFKPFVYYTAFATGKYTPDSMINDSPVSFNDGGIERYKPQNYDRSFQGSMSIRQALSQSRNVPAIVMGQKVGIKNVIDVCRKLGIMSPIPNVISLPLGAVDLTPVEMASAYATFANNGWQSKTTAILQVTDPAGKVLIDNTPQPKQVLNPWAAASVNSTLQTVVQSGTGVAAQIGRPAAGKTGTTSSERDVWFVGYVPQLSVAVWAGNDNYSRIGSGATGGGWMAPVWREFMSEVLKDTPVQYFEPPSKFPKPKG; from the coding sequence ATGTCATCTAGTGCCACTTCTCATCGAGACTTCTCCTCTAGATCAACCTCCACCCTCTTTTTAAGGGGGATAGGCAATGCTACCTTGACCACCATATTGACCTTGACCCTCCTGGGAAGTGCTGGTTTAGCAGGAGGACTGATGGGGGTAGCGATTAGTTATCGCGATCTGCCTGATGTGACTTCATTAACCCGCTTTTCACCCAATGAAACAACTTACATCTATGACATCAACGGTAAGTTACTCACGGGCTTGCATGAGGAAGAGAATCGCCAGGTTGTCCCACTGGCTAAAATCTCTCCCCACTTGAAACTGTCCGTACTCGCCATCGAAGATAGCAACTTTTACCAACATGACGGCATTAATCCAGTCGGTATCCTGCGGGCAGCCATCACCAATTACCAGGCAGGTCAGACGGTACAAGGGGCATCAACCTTGAGTATGCAGCTGGCTAAAAATCTCTATCTGACCCCAGAAAGAGCCTTGAGTCGCAAGCTCGCAGAAGCAGTTCTAGCACTGAGAATCGAACAACTGCTCAGTAAAGATGAAATTTTAGAGCTATACCTCAATCAAGTGTATTGGGGACATAATACCTATGGCATAGAAACAGCCGCCCAGAGTTATTTCAATAAATCTGCTGAAGATCTGACCCTAGCTGAATCTGCCATGATGGCTGGGATTATCAAAGCACCAGAAGGGTATAGTCCCTTTGTAGATTTAGACCTTGCTAAAGAACAACAGAACATCGTTCTGGGGCGTTTGGAGGAACTGAAATGGATTACATCTGCTGAGGCTGAAGCAGCTCGGACAGAGAAAATCATTTTAGGAGAAATTACCTCCTATCAACGGAGCCAAGCCCCTGATGTCACCAATACCGTCATTCAGGAATTGACTGAAAGATTTGGTCGAGAGGCACTCGTTAGAGGAGGATTCCGAGTTCAAACGACTCTTGATTGGAAGATGCAGGAAATTGCGGAGAAGACCGTTCGCAGGAATCATCAACACTATGCCTATGCAGCGGACCAGATGGCATTAGTCGCAGTCGATCCGAGAACGCACTTCATCAAGGCCATCGTTGGTGGAGTGGATAACAAAAAAAGTGAATTCAATCGGGCGACTCAGGCTTATCGACAACCCGGTTCTGCTTTCAAACCCTTTGTGTATTACACCGCCTTTGCGACGGGGAAGTACACCCCAGATTCAATGATTAACGACTCTCCCGTGAGCTTCAATGATGGTGGTATAGAGCGGTATAAACCTCAAAACTATGACCGCAGTTTTCAAGGCTCAATGTCCATTCGCCAAGCCTTATCTCAATCACGGAATGTACCCGCGATTGTCATGGGGCAAAAGGTGGGTATCAAGAACGTCATCGACGTGTGCCGAAAATTAGGGATTATGAGCCCGATTCCCAATGTAATTTCACTTCCCTTAGGGGCGGTAGATTTAACTCCAGTTGAGATGGCCTCAGCTTATGCCACCTTTGCCAATAACGGTTGGCAGTCCAAAACAACAGCCATTTTGCAAGTCACAGATCCTGCGGGCAAAGTGTTGATTGACAATACCCCACAACCCAAGCAGGTACTCAATCCTTGGGCTGCTGCCTCCGTCAATAGTACGTTGCAAACCGTCGTGCAATCCGGGACGGGGGTAGCGGCCCAGATTGGTCGCCCCGCAGCGGGGAAGACGGGGACCACTTCGTCCGAGCGGGATGTTTGGTTTGTGGGCTATGTGCCTCAACTATCTGTGGCCGTGTGGGCTGGTAATGACAATTACTCCCGGATTGGGTCTGGGGCAACGGGGGGAGGGTGGATGGCCCCTGTTTGGCGAGAGTTTATGAGTGAGGTATTGAAGGATACGCCTGTTCAGTATTTTGAGCCACCTTCCAAGTTTCCCAAGCCCAAGGGTTGA
- a CDS encoding Hsp70 family protein: protein MGTAVGIDLGTTNSVVAAIDNGQPWAIPDENGETLLPSCVGITTKGKLLIGREALRQYAAAPEQTVKSIKRQMGTDHKTVLGEKTYSPQEISAILLRTLKQRAEDAFGEAVTQAVITVPAFFTDAQRQATKEAGEIAGLEVLQVLNEPTAAALTYDFRSEETEQVLVYDLGGGTFDVSIVEITGDVTEVLASHGNNRLGGDDFDRRLQLYLTEQFRQSHDTEVPADPTVHARLLRAAEKVKIDLSEHAFATAREPYLVSQGKTALHLEVELARESFEDLIQPLIEETLEAIDRALADAKLDKQDLDRVILVGGSTRIPLVQKMITAHLEQAPIDGIQPDLCVSLGAGIQAGVLSGASVDAILVDVIPHSLGIAAAMSTAFGTMPGMFSRIIARNSVIPVSRSEVYSTCSDGQETVEIEVFQGENAVARENVPLGSFRVEGLPPRPAGGVQVEVHFDFDHNGILTVTATEKGKGQQSTLIVDDAGTSRLSSHELTQSRAEIESLFAQGAGIEIDADDSMPTQTELIDHAHRLLESMEGDEAESLREMLNQVEAITPEDDPESVLDVRTALDLKLQRYDQVGE, encoded by the coding sequence ATGGGTACAGCAGTCGGGATTGATCTAGGAACGACGAATTCGGTTGTGGCTGCCATTGATAATGGCCAACCTTGGGCCATCCCAGACGAGAATGGGGAAACCCTGTTGCCATCCTGTGTGGGAATCACAACAAAGGGCAAACTCCTCATAGGCAGAGAAGCGCTTAGGCAATATGCAGCTGCTCCTGAACAGACCGTGAAATCTATCAAACGGCAGATGGGAACGGATCATAAGACGGTACTGGGAGAGAAAACCTATTCCCCCCAAGAAATCTCTGCTATTCTCCTCCGTACCTTGAAGCAACGAGCGGAAGATGCCTTTGGTGAAGCAGTTACCCAAGCAGTCATTACCGTGCCCGCCTTCTTTACAGATGCTCAACGACAAGCCACGAAGGAGGCCGGAGAAATTGCTGGCTTAGAAGTGCTGCAAGTGCTCAATGAGCCCACGGCTGCTGCTTTAACCTATGATTTCCGCAGTGAGGAAACAGAGCAGGTGCTGGTTTATGACCTTGGCGGCGGCACATTCGATGTTTCAATCGTCGAGATTACCGGAGATGTGACCGAAGTCTTGGCCAGCCATGGGAACAATCGTCTTGGTGGGGATGATTTTGACCGACGGTTGCAGCTGTACCTCACAGAGCAGTTTCGGCAAAGTCATGACACAGAGGTTCCTGCAGATCCCACCGTCCACGCCCGATTGCTCCGGGCGGCGGAAAAAGTCAAGATTGACTTGAGTGAACATGCTTTTGCGACAGCGCGTGAACCCTATTTAGTCAGCCAGGGGAAGACCGCACTGCACCTGGAAGTGGAATTAGCACGGGAGTCCTTTGAAGACCTCATTCAACCCCTGATTGAAGAAACATTGGAGGCGATAGACCGAGCTTTAGCGGATGCAAAGCTGGACAAGCAAGATTTGGATCGGGTGATTCTGGTGGGAGGCTCTACTCGTATTCCGTTAGTCCAAAAGATGATTACAGCCCATCTAGAACAAGCTCCCATTGACGGTATCCAGCCCGATTTATGTGTGAGCTTAGGGGCTGGCATTCAAGCGGGCGTACTATCGGGTGCCTCCGTCGACGCTATTTTGGTGGATGTTATTCCCCATTCCTTGGGTATTGCCGCAGCGATGAGTACCGCATTTGGCACCATGCCAGGGATGTTTAGCAGGATCATTGCTCGCAATAGTGTCATTCCCGTCTCGCGTTCTGAAGTGTACTCCACTTGCTCTGATGGTCAAGAAACGGTGGAGATTGAGGTGTTTCAAGGGGAGAATGCAGTTGCACGAGAGAATGTCCCGCTTGGGTCATTTCGGGTGGAGGGGCTGCCGCCTCGACCTGCAGGGGGTGTCCAAGTTGAAGTGCATTTTGATTTTGACCACAATGGTATTTTGACCGTGACGGCAACGGAGAAAGGGAAGGGTCAGCAGAGTACATTGATTGTTGATGATGCAGGGACGAGCCGTCTGTCTAGTCATGAGCTCACTCAATCTAGAGCTGAAATTGAATCATTGTTCGCCCAAGGTGCAGGCATTGAAATCGATGCTGATGACTCCATGCCTACTCAGACGGAGTTAATCGATCACGCCCATCGACTCTTAGAATCCATGGAGGGTGATGAAGCGGAATCGTTGCGGGAAATGCTTAACCAAGTCGAGGCGATCACCCCTGAGGATGACCCGGAATCAGTTTTAGATGTGCGCACCGCTCTAGATCTGAAACTACAGAGGTACGATCAGGTAGGTGAATAA
- a CDS encoding nucleotide exchange factor GrpE, with protein MTQSPRELATQTAKNRRDQERLLQDLLGILDALDHACEHWHQAEQDHLQTLATPLSQSQVSSAASSSSFFQKCQQWLMFWRTESPTSVGPDPSELDFSQEADGTHEIIGSAKEGVELIRRSMLDILQQRQVVPIEVNGQPFDPEQMYALGRQESAEVEENTVIQEVVKGYLWQNRILREAQVMVASKPSDPDER; from the coding sequence ATGACCCAATCCCCCCGAGAGCTAGCCACCCAAACTGCCAAAAACCGACGAGACCAAGAACGTCTCCTGCAAGATTTGCTGGGTATTTTAGATGCCTTAGATCATGCATGTGAGCATTGGCATCAAGCGGAACAGGACCATTTGCAGACCTTAGCAACACCTCTTTCTCAATCCCAAGTATCCTCTGCTGCTTCCTCATCCTCTTTTTTCCAAAAATGTCAGCAGTGGTTGATGTTCTGGCGAACAGAATCCCCTACATCAGTTGGCCCTGATCCATCAGAATTAGACTTTTCCCAGGAGGCGGATGGTACCCATGAGATTATTGGTAGTGCGAAAGAAGGGGTTGAACTGATCCGCCGCTCAATGCTCGATATCCTCCAGCAGCGACAGGTCGTACCCATTGAAGTGAACGGTCAACCCTTTGATCCAGAACAGATGTATGCACTAGGTCGGCAAGAAAGTGCAGAAGTAGAAGAGAATACCGTTATTCAAGAAGTGGTTAAGGGGTACTTATGGCAGAATCGGATCTTGCGTGAAGCTCAAGTGATGGTGGCTTCTAAACCCTCAGATCCAGACGAGCGATAG
- a CDS encoding DnaJ domain-containing protein, which yields MQDHYDLLGLAVGATPTEIKSAYHAKLREFPAHKQPQEFKAIRAAYEALRQGEQQPEQDFFELQPCQQELDAPVVTQLRARATAQAQVTLTELVRLTF from the coding sequence ATGCAAGACCACTATGACCTCTTAGGCTTGGCAGTTGGGGCAACCCCAACTGAGATCAAGTCCGCCTATCATGCCAAATTACGGGAATTTCCCGCCCATAAACAGCCTCAAGAATTCAAAGCAATTCGGGCAGCCTATGAAGCCCTGCGCCAGGGAGAACAGCAACCTGAACAAGATTTCTTTGAACTCCAACCGTGTCAGCAGGAGTTGGATGCGCCAGTCGTCACCCAGCTGCGAGCACGAGCTACCGCTCAAGCGCAAGTGACCTTAACAGAATTAGTGCGGCTAACATTCTAA
- a CDS encoding tetratricopeptide repeat protein yields MAKRKTKQRQRSASTSPSSKFEKLERQLQTQVQRQNYRQALDKLKQIHRSYPEAQISQSESQLWLLQGQQEYDQGDYSQAEVSLRKALTLGHAGEGHYWLAKCLLASDQIEAALALIQKAFEEKVLPKNYAGCYLKLLFLNEDIEAIQDLITHQSKRFYAAQLHWARGVLALAAEDPQKAITSFKKMDRRAVTPGDNQSVWIAYTQQQLGHWEISESILGLKPYSPFSALRFNSGITPQHPALERLAIRQALDQQQSLLPLIERDGHLHSDRSLAIVLEALYLIDQSDYHEAAHLIQRLPQPCLDYPDVDILRRPLLLLAGEQALQNRQPQCTITFWEDLIESDPFDPKLALKLHLVYQETERFPQRQHLLSRLLDWVKTTARADSQAWPETRTQPILAKLYCWQTDLWMEMGNSKQGIRTLKQAEQMSPTSAEVMGRQGLMAFAKNQLDQAIPLLTEALSEGCTYGDVYFALIESFEEQGEDQAIREARQQFGKSFGDLEIEPELGIPWWQEALSTQNYRVFAQLVMSREASQDPALQACQIFVESVEDEPNAAGRVTLVQSSATPKWARLLKTSSPQEQIQPLQAIFLSLKLFAKRLKGIAALESQYLQQHFALGEQYPEVQEAHLVLLVVKGLAAERLHMALQLYLNQSPQPGTALARIQLQARYYIQTDVLRPLIDTALSQDAQNPQLLLAKATTFDIESQAYQNWHEQGFELARRLQDAPALQAYRAEEAFQSGMMAQAVFPDLTNFSESGEIDLTDMMRKMAQQMFGSEIPPELLERMLPELVDRMMDDLPDFGDEDDDYFFEPDPLNAGLPFGRSRSKSKPKKTKRGFQF; encoded by the coding sequence GTGGCCAAACGAAAAACCAAGCAACGTCAAAGGTCAGCGTCAACGAGCCCATCTTCCAAATTTGAGAAGCTAGAGAGGCAGCTGCAAACGCAAGTTCAACGTCAAAACTATCGCCAAGCCTTAGACAAGCTGAAGCAAATTCATCGTTCCTATCCCGAAGCACAGATTAGTCAGTCAGAATCCCAACTATGGCTGCTGCAGGGTCAGCAGGAATATGACCAAGGCGACTATTCTCAAGCTGAAGTTTCTTTGCGGAAGGCACTCACTCTTGGTCATGCTGGTGAGGGACATTATTGGCTAGCCAAATGCCTTTTAGCCTCAGATCAGATAGAGGCTGCATTAGCCCTTATTCAGAAAGCCTTTGAGGAGAAAGTATTACCTAAAAACTATGCAGGGTGCTATTTGAAACTCTTATTCCTCAATGAGGATATTGAAGCAATTCAAGACCTGATCACCCATCAATCCAAACGGTTCTATGCTGCTCAATTGCATTGGGCCAGAGGGGTGTTAGCCTTAGCTGCTGAAGATCCTCAAAAAGCGATCACGTCTTTCAAGAAAATGGATCGCAGAGCCGTAACTCCGGGAGATAATCAGTCCGTTTGGATTGCCTACACCCAGCAGCAGTTAGGTCACTGGGAAATCTCAGAGAGTATCTTAGGACTGAAGCCGTATTCTCCCTTCAGTGCCCTACGATTCAATTCAGGTATAACTCCTCAGCACCCCGCCCTTGAACGACTTGCCATCAGGCAAGCGTTAGATCAACAACAATCCCTTCTCCCTTTAATTGAGCGAGATGGTCACCTTCATTCGGATCGGTCCTTAGCCATTGTCCTTGAAGCCCTCTATCTGATTGACCAATCTGACTACCATGAAGCTGCCCATCTAATTCAGCGATTGCCACAACCCTGCTTAGACTATCCTGATGTCGATATTCTTAGACGACCACTATTGCTGCTAGCAGGGGAACAAGCCCTCCAGAATCGTCAACCCCAATGTACGATCACCTTTTGGGAAGACCTGATTGAATCAGACCCCTTTGACCCCAAATTAGCCCTAAAGCTCCATCTGGTCTATCAAGAGACTGAACGCTTCCCTCAACGTCAGCATCTACTCAGTCGCCTCTTAGATTGGGTTAAGACCACTGCCCGAGCAGACTCCCAAGCTTGGCCCGAAACTCGTACTCAACCCATACTGGCGAAACTTTATTGCTGGCAGACGGATTTATGGATGGAGATGGGGAATTCCAAACAGGGGATACGAACGCTGAAACAAGCTGAACAGATGTCTCCCACATCTGCAGAGGTCATGGGTCGCCAAGGCTTAATGGCATTTGCGAAGAATCAACTCGACCAAGCTATTCCTTTGCTAACGGAAGCCTTAAGTGAGGGATGTACCTATGGCGATGTTTACTTTGCCCTGATTGAATCCTTCGAAGAACAAGGAGAAGACCAAGCCATTCGCGAAGCCCGTCAACAATTTGGTAAATCATTCGGGGATCTAGAGATCGAGCCAGAGCTAGGCATTCCCTGGTGGCAAGAAGCCCTGTCCACCCAAAATTATCGGGTCTTTGCCCAGCTCGTGATGTCCAGAGAAGCCAGTCAAGACCCCGCATTGCAAGCCTGCCAGATTTTTGTGGAATCCGTTGAGGACGAACCCAACGCTGCGGGTCGGGTCACATTAGTCCAATCATCCGCTACCCCAAAATGGGCTCGTTTGTTAAAAACATCATCCCCTCAAGAGCAGATTCAGCCCCTGCAAGCGATTTTTCTTAGTCTTAAGCTCTTTGCCAAGCGACTCAAAGGGATTGCTGCCTTGGAGAGCCAGTATTTGCAGCAACACTTTGCCCTAGGCGAGCAGTATCCAGAAGTACAAGAGGCTCATCTTGTTCTCCTAGTTGTCAAAGGATTAGCTGCAGAACGCTTACATATGGCCCTTCAACTCTATCTAAATCAGTCCCCCCAACCTGGAACAGCCTTAGCCCGTATCCAGCTGCAAGCTCGGTACTATATCCAAACAGACGTCCTCCGTCCTCTGATTGACACGGCCCTCAGCCAAGACGCCCAGAATCCTCAATTACTCCTAGCGAAAGCGACGACCTTTGACATTGAGAGTCAAGCTTACCAAAACTGGCATGAGCAAGGGTTTGAACTGGCTCGACGGTTACAAGATGCTCCGGCACTGCAAGCCTATCGTGCCGAAGAAGCTTTTCAGTCAGGGATGATGGCCCAAGCCGTCTTTCCCGACTTGACCAATTTCAGTGAATCCGGCGAAATAGACCTGACAGATATGATGCGTAAGATGGCGCAGCAAATGTTTGGCTCAGAAATTCCACCCGAACTCTTGGAAAGGATGTTGCCAGAATTAGTAGATCGGATGATGGATGATCTCCCTGATTTTGGGGATGAAGATGATGATTACTTCTTTGAGCCAGATCCCCTGAATGCAGGCTTACCCTTTGGTCGGTCGCGCTCCAAGAGCAAGCCGAAAAAAACAAAACGTGGATTTCAATTCTAA
- a CDS encoding CpXC domain-containing protein encodes MDYSYSRPTEVHCPHCNQMVTVDVWLILDQGSQPDSIHSIIEGSFQTHPCPNCSKSIQKVDQPILIYQSKLHPSLLFAPALKTTLKEDQTHTLQQLVQHLMDTLDTSDDDWIMEGLKRVRWKQLPIILSKAT; translated from the coding sequence GTGGACTACTCTTATTCCAGACCTACTGAAGTACATTGTCCTCATTGCAACCAGATGGTGACAGTTGATGTCTGGTTGATTTTGGACCAGGGTTCTCAACCAGACTCGATCCATAGCATAATTGAGGGCAGTTTTCAGACACATCCTTGTCCCAATTGCTCTAAATCCATACAGAAAGTCGATCAACCCATTTTGATTTATCAATCAAAGCTACACCCGTCCTTGTTATTTGCTCCAGCTTTGAAAACCACCCTAAAAGAAGATCAGACTCACACCCTTCAACAACTTGTCCAACATTTGATGGATACTCTGGATACTAGTGATGATGACTGGATTATGGAAGGCTTAAAGCGAGTTCGCTGGAAGCAACTTCCGATAATATTGAGCAAGGCTACTTGA
- a CDS encoding prohibitin family protein, translating into MNKQNLSSSNLVPLISVALVTLVIGLSSFFVINPGQAGVVSILGKARDIGFLEGIHFKPPLISTVDIYDLTVQKFEVPAQSSTKDLQDLNARFAINFRLDPIQVVEIRRKQGTLENIVTKIIAPQTQESFKIAASRKTVEEAITQRTELKQDFDDVLGERLGKYGIIVLDTSVVDLDFSPEFAKSVEDKQIAEQRAKKAVYIAQEAEQEAQAEINRAKGKAEAQRLLAETLKAQGGELVLQKEAIQAWREGGSQMPRVLVSGGKDQSSIPFLLNTK; encoded by the coding sequence TTGAATAAACAAAATCTGTCCAGCAGTAATTTAGTACCGCTTATTAGTGTGGCATTAGTCACTCTGGTTATTGGGTTGAGTAGTTTTTTTGTGATCAATCCCGGTCAAGCTGGAGTTGTCAGTATCTTAGGGAAAGCAAGGGATATCGGATTTTTGGAAGGGATTCACTTCAAGCCTCCGTTAATATCCACTGTAGATATCTATGACCTGACGGTGCAGAAGTTTGAAGTACCAGCACAAAGTTCAACCAAAGACCTGCAAGATTTGAATGCCCGTTTCGCGATCAATTTTCGGCTTGATCCGATTCAAGTGGTGGAAATTCGTAGAAAGCAAGGCACCTTAGAAAATATTGTAACCAAAATCATCGCCCCCCAAACCCAGGAATCCTTCAAAATTGCTGCATCAAGGAAAACCGTTGAAGAAGCGATTACCCAGAGAACGGAGCTGAAACAAGACTTTGATGATGTGTTAGGTGAACGGCTAGGTAAATACGGCATCATAGTTCTAGATACCAGCGTGGTTGATTTAGATTTCTCACCTGAATTTGCCAAGTCTGTCGAAGATAAGCAAATCGCTGAACAACGAGCAAAAAAGGCGGTTTATATCGCTCAAGAAGCAGAACAGGAAGCGCAGGCAGAAATTAACCGAGCTAAGGGGAAAGCAGAAGCACAAAGACTACTCGCTGAAACCTTAAAAGCTCAAGGTGGTGAGTTGGTGTTGCAAAAAGAAGCCATTCAAGCTTGGAGAGAGGGAGGGTCCCAAATGCCAAGAGTGTTAGTTAGTGGAGGAAAAGATCAATCTAGTATTCCCTTTCTTTTGAATACAAAGTAA
- a CDS encoding DUF2811 domain-containing protein translates to MSTTISILADIPEELHDALKGYLDTHPDWDQDRVFSAALSLFLMQYGQSDRRTARIYLDSLFKKDLPTAC, encoded by the coding sequence ATGTCCACAACAATAAGTATTCTGGCCGATATCCCTGAAGAGCTTCATGATGCCTTGAAAGGTTATCTAGACACCCATCCTGACTGGGATCAAGATCGGGTTTTTTCTGCGGCACTATCGCTATTTCTGATGCAGTATGGGCAATCAGACCGCAGAACAGCTCGTATTTACTTAGATAGTCTGTTTAAGAAAGATTTGCCAACTGCTTGTTAA
- a CDS encoding RNA-binding protein produces MSIYVGNLSYDVTEKDLGSVFAEYGTVKSAKLPTDRETGRIRGFGFVEMGDDTEEAKAIDELEGAEWMGRTLKVNKAKPRENRGGGGNRW; encoded by the coding sequence ATGTCTATTTACGTTGGTAACCTTTCCTATGACGTTACGGAGAAAGACCTAGGCTCAGTTTTTGCTGAATATGGAACCGTAAAAAGTGCCAAGCTTCCGACTGACCGCGAAACAGGGCGGATTAGAGGATTTGGTTTTGTCGAGATGGGTGATGATACCGAAGAAGCTAAAGCCATCGATGAACTAGAGGGGGCTGAATGGATGGGACGTACCCTGAAAGTGAATAAGGCAAAGCCCCGTGAAAATAGAGGTGGTGGTGGTAACCGCTGGTAG
- a CDS encoding nitrilase-related carbon-nitrogen hydrolase → MKVGFIQFSPILGKPTQTLERLEYLIDKGKNSDILVLPELCNSGYAFNSRQQALDLSESITDSKFIRFLHEKSNDYNLYIVSGFCEKSNNDLYNSSILVGPNGYIEVYRKSHLFLNEKDFFSPGNTDYSVYDIGICKIGMLICFDWVFPEAWRILALKGADIICHPSNIVLPGLCQKTIPGHSICNRIFVVTANRIGTERDLTFTGSSIICDPKGNILTQASNNQEEVMISDIDLSLARDKSITSRNNLFLDRRPDKYLDIAKAVEESV, encoded by the coding sequence ATGAAAGTAGGTTTTATACAGTTCTCACCTATTCTCGGTAAGCCAACTCAAACTTTAGAACGCCTAGAATACCTAATTGATAAAGGCAAAAATTCAGATATTCTTGTGTTACCAGAATTGTGTAATTCTGGATATGCTTTTAACTCTAGGCAACAAGCTCTAGACTTAAGTGAATCTATCACGGATAGTAAATTTATTCGTTTTCTTCACGAAAAGTCTAATGACTACAATTTGTATATTGTTTCAGGTTTTTGTGAAAAATCTAATAATGATTTGTATAATTCTTCTATTCTAGTTGGACCAAATGGATATATAGAAGTTTATAGAAAGTCACATCTTTTTCTAAATGAGAAAGATTTTTTCTCTCCTGGGAATACAGATTATTCTGTATATGATATTGGTATTTGTAAAATTGGGATGTTGATTTGTTTTGATTGGGTGTTCCCTGAAGCATGGAGAATTCTTGCTCTTAAAGGGGCCGATATTATTTGTCATCCCTCAAATATTGTTTTACCTGGTTTGTGCCAAAAGACCATACCTGGACATTCAATATGCAATCGAATTTTCGTCGTGACGGCTAACCGTATAGGTACTGAGAGAGATCTTACGTTTACAGGAAGCTCAATTATTTGTGACCCCAAAGGTAATATTTTGACCCAAGCTTCGAATAATCAAGAAGAAGTAATGATCTCAGACATTGATTTGAGTCTAGCTAGGGATAAATCAATTACATCAAGGAATAATCTTTTCCTTGATAGGCGACCAGATAAGTACTTAGATATAGCAAAAGCAGTTGAAGAATCAGTATAG
- a CDS encoding PPC domain-containing DNA-binding protein, whose protein sequence is MKSTELKTGRTFGVTFEHQSDFFQELSSFCKENKVNQGYIPMFIAGFSEVELVGTCSKVDDVNAPVWDKVHLNNVEACGCGTIAYDSDEDKISPHIHVSTGIKNYSASGHTSHLLSAKVLFLVEMLIVEVLQPDMRRVVNPNLYNIGLLQFV, encoded by the coding sequence ATGAAAAGTACAGAGCTAAAAACAGGAAGAACTTTTGGTGTTACTTTCGAACATCAATCAGATTTTTTTCAAGAGCTTTCAAGCTTTTGTAAAGAAAATAAAGTAAATCAAGGATATATCCCAATGTTTATTGCTGGATTCTCAGAAGTAGAATTAGTGGGAACTTGCAGCAAGGTTGATGATGTCAATGCTCCAGTATGGGATAAGGTGCACTTAAACAATGTAGAAGCTTGTGGATGTGGTACTATTGCCTATGATTCTGACGAAGATAAAATATCTCCTCATATTCATGTTAGTACTGGGATAAAAAACTATTCTGCCTCTGGGCATACAAGTCATCTATTAAGTGCTAAAGTACTTTTTTTGGTTGAAATGCTTATTGTAGAAGTTCTACAACCTGACATGAGAAGAGTCGTTAATCCAAATTTATATAATATTGGTTTGCTTCAGTTTGTTTAA
- a CDS encoding ParB N-terminal domain-containing protein, with product MSYLEVDNSFTKLKLSDITLDNEIQPRQQLNQEVVTKYAEAMRQGTKFPPVVVFFDGDSYWLADGFHRFLAKQVIAEQKISTEVRPGSRYDAKLYSTSAKMTPSDVHSSEEKHRFFENILYDGESEPLQFLDQSPNRSRRKRGQTIATNCSETLTNIS from the coding sequence ATGAGCTATTTAGAAGTTGATAATTCATTTACCAAGCTGAAACTATCAGATATAACTCTTGATAATGAAATACAACCCCGTCAACAACTTAATCAGGAGGTGGTTACTAAATATGCTGAGGCAATGAGGCAAGGGACTAAGTTCCCACCAGTGGTTGTTTTTTTTGATGGCGATAGTTACTGGTTAGCTGATGGATTTCATCGATTTCTGGCTAAGCAGGTTATAGCTGAACAAAAAATTTCGACTGAGGTGCGGCCTGGTTCTCGATACGATGCGAAACTTTACTCTACAAGTGCCAAGATGACTCCTAGTGATGTACATAGCAGTGAAGAAAAACACAGGTTTTTTGAGAACATCTTGTATGATGGCGAAAGTGAGCCTCTACAATTTTTGGACCAATCACCAAATCGCTCTAGAAGGAAGAGAGGACAGACTATTGCAACTAATTGTTCAGAAACTCTAACTAACATATCTTAA